The following are encoded in a window of Vigna unguiculata cultivar IT97K-499-35 chromosome 8, ASM411807v1, whole genome shotgun sequence genomic DNA:
- the LOC114194503 gene encoding mediator of RNA polymerase II transcription subunit 1-like gives MERSEPTLVPEWLRSAGSVAGTGSSTQHFPSSSNHTDSSSVAHHTRNKSSKNAGDFDSARSLFLERTSSSNSRRSSINGSAKHAYSSFNRSHRDKDRDRERDRSNFGDNWDCDGSDPLANLFSGRTERDTLRRSHSMVSRKQSEIIPRRVALDTKSGGTSHQNNSNGILSGSNVSSSIQKAVFDKDFPSLGTEEKQGTAEVVRVSSPGLSASQSLPVGSSTLIGGEGWTSALAEVPAIIGSSSTGSLPVQHTFSSNSGSVASITTASLNMAEALAQTPSRARTTPQVLVKTQRLEELAIKQSRQLIPVTPSIAKASVLNSEKSKPKTAIRNADMNVVTKTVPQQPSALHIASQSVRSVNAKVEAPKTSGKFTDLKSVVWENGASPTSKEVSHPTNYPNSKPGNQHVASGAASAPLRNPNNPKSSTERKSATLDLKLGSTLDKKHSISQVQSRNDFFNLIKKKTLMNSSTGLPDSGPMVSSPMMEKSDEVNMEVVNESASPQSLGNGTELTSNGNAHAHEEFQRLSDNEEKESIPCATIYPDEEEAAFLRSLGWEENSDEDEGLTEEEINAFYQECKNLDPTTFKLCQGMQPKLSKLFESYASNLHGSSAELSSTDPGSEA, from the exons ATGGAAAGAAGTGAACCCACATTAGTTCCAGAATGGTTGAGAAGTGCTGGAAGTGTTGCCGGGACTGGAAGTTCAACCCAACATTTTCCCTCCTCGTCTAATCACACTG ATTCTTCTTCTGTGGCCCATCATACAAGGAATAAGTCTTCTAAGAATGCTGGTGATTTTGACAGTGCTCGTTCTCTGTTTCTTGAACGGACATCCTCTTCAAATTCTCGGAGGAGTTCTATAAATGGTTCTGCCAAGCATGCCTATAGTAGTTTCAATAGAAGTCATCGTGACAAAGACCGTgatagagagagagatagaTCCAATTTTGGAGATAACTGGGATTGTGATGGTTCTGACCCATTGGCCAACCTCTTTTCGGGGAGGACGGAGAGGGATACACTGCGCCGATCTCATTCAATGGTTTCCAGGAAACAGAGTGAGATTATACCCCGTAGAGTAGCACTTGATACTAAATCTGGTGGCACTAGCCATCAGAACAATAGCAATGGAATACTTTCTGGGAGTAATGTTAGTAGTAGCATTCAGAAAGCTGTCTTTGACAAGGATTTTCCATCACTTGGTACTGAAGAAAAGCAGGGAACAGCAGAAGTGGTGAGGGTTTCATCTCCTGGTTTGAGTGCTAGTCAGAGTCTACCTGTTGGAAGTTCCACTTTGATTGGAGGCGAGGGATGGACATCTGCACTAGCAGAAGTACCTGCCATAATTGGGAGCAGCAGTACTGGATCTCTACCAGTGCAGCACACTTTTAGTTCAAATTCTGGGTCTGTGGCATCAATTACAACAGCCAGTCTTAATATGGCTGAGGCATTGGCTCAGACTCCATCCCGAGCTCGCACTACACCCCAG GTGCTCGTCAAAACCCAAAGACTTGAGGAACTGGCTATCAAGCAGTCAAGACAGTTGATTCCAGTAACACCCTCAATTGCTAAAGCTTCG GTTCTTAACTCTGAGAAATCAAAGCCCAAAACAGCTATCAGAAATGCTGATATGAATGTAGTTACGAAGACTGTGCCACAGCAACCCTCTGCGTTGCATATTGCAAGCCAATCTGTTCGCAGTGTAAATGCCAAAGTTGAAGCTCCAAAGACATCTGGAAAGTTTACTGATCTGAAATCCGTTGTGTGGGAAAATGGTGCTTCCCCTACCTCCAAGGAAGTATCACATCCTACAAATTATCCTAACAGCAAACCAGGAAATCAACATGTTGCTTCAGGAGCTGCTTCTGCTCCTTTGAGGAACCCCAATAACCCAAAATCCTCCACAGAACGGAAATCAGCTACTTTGGATCTGAAATTAGGTTCAACTTTGGATAAGAAGCATTCCATCTCTCAAGTTCAGAGTCGGAATGATTTCTTCAATCTCATTAAGAAGAAAACATTAATGAACTCTTCTACTGGTCTTCCGGATTCTGGCCCAATGGTTTCCTCTCCCATGATGGAGAAATCTGATGAAGTCAATATGGAAGTAGTTAACGAATCTGCAAGTCCCCAATCTCTTGGAAATGGTACTGAACTGACCAGCAATGGTAATGCCCATGCTCATGAAGAGTTTCAAAGGCTTTCTgataatgaagaaaaagaatcaattcCATGTGCTACAATATATCCAGATGAGGAAGAAGCTGCGTTCCTTCGTTCTCTTGGCTGGGAGGAGAACTCAGACGAGGATGAAGGCCTTACAGAAGAGGAAATCAATGCTTTCTATCAGGAG TGCAAGAACTTGGACCCAACTACATTCAAGCTATGCCAGGGCATGCAACCAAAGCTGTCCAAGTTGTTCGAATC